The Buteo buteo chromosome Z, bButBut1.hap1.1, whole genome shotgun sequence region GTAATCTTGTGAATAAGCTGTATGAGTGAGTAGTGATTTACCTGCAGTCCTATTTATGAGTTCTCTAAATTCATCACTTGTAGTTTTATGTGCAGGGATGACCATGTATTATTGAATGTGATCACATTCTTCTAGTCAATTGTATACATGGGGGTAAAACGCTTAAGGTGTTGTATCAGCTGAAGCCAAGACCATGTAAACTATTAAACTGTACGTGGTATCGggagtaaaataaaatgctgcataATCTTCAGTGTAATACTTCTTTCTATGGAGCAAGTTTGACAAATGCGTAACGTGtcccatatttttatttacatcagTTATGAAGGTACGAAGGGGAATCGTGAACTTCCCACCGTTTTCAGCGTGTGTCATGGACTTAGATTTTTCTTGGATGTTGAAATTTGCCGTACGACTGATCTCCCTCATGTTTGATTTCATCCTTTGCGCTGCGGTACGACGGAGGTGTCGGCGGCTTTCCCTCTTCCTGCCTCGCCCCCCTTGCCGTCagcgcggccgcggcggcggcggcggccctgGCCGGGTCACAGCCCTCACCCCCGGCAGCCCGCCCCTCGCCGGTGGGCGGGGCCGGCCGCGAGCGGGAGGCGCATGCGCTCTCCAGCGCGTGGCGGCCGTGCGTGCATTCCCGAAGGACGCGCGCTCCGCGGAGCCGCCGGcggtcgcccccccccccccttcccccccccttcatGGCCAAGCGGCGCGCGGAGCCGTTAGTGTGTCACGTGCCCGTCAAACGGCTCTTGCGCGagccggcgccgccgccccgcgctgCGGCGCCCGAGCGGCGCCCCCGGGGCGAAGCGACgggcgccggccccgccgccccgaaACGGAagctggaggaggcagaggcGCCGCCGGGCAAGCGGCCCGGGCTGCGGGGGAGCAGCTCCCGCGGGGAGCAGGGGGACGCGgggggcaggcggcggcggcgcggcgggcccGCGGCGCCCCAGGACGAGCGGACGGCGGAGGGACGCGCCGGTGGCCGGGGCAAAGAGCGGGGGGCCGCCCCTGAGGTAacggagcggggctggggtggCGGGAGGCCTCCCGGGCAGGATGCCGCGGTGCCGCCGTGGGTGGGCCCGGGCCGCTCGCCTccggcggccgggcgggggggggggcgtggaaCGGCGGGCGCCTTTGGTGGCAGCCGAGGCGTTGCCGTGGGTGGGGCCGCGCCCTCAGCCCGCCGCGCCGGGGCGCGGGTGCCAGCCGTGGGGGCGGGGGGCCGTGCGGCCGGCGGAGTCGCCCGGCCTCAGGCGGGCACAGGACAGCGCTCGGTGCCCCGCAGCCCCTGCTGTGCCTCCCGGTGCTGATCGGTCATGGGCCTCCTCaagctgttttttcccctttttccttccccgaAGCAAAAGAAGTAATATTTCTAgcttggttgtttttgttttttttcttttttgcccgTATAGATGAACTGATGGGAAACAGCCTGTCTGGAGTTCACCTTAAGTCTATCTTCAGCCGCATCCCCATCCAAAAGTATGGTGGAAGCTTGAAGAGTTTATTTTGATAGTGTCTCTGTTGTTTGAGGTTGCGAGTCAGGCTTACTACAAGATCTGACCACTTACTTCCTTAACTTTTTGTTTGGGATGGCCATTTAGGAGCGTCGTGgcttaagcccagccagtaacagaGGACCACGCAGCTACTCGCTCAGTccactcccctccctccccgctccgGGCCCAGGTGGGGTGaggaaaagcttgtgggtcgagacaaggacaggagggatcactcaccacttatggtcaagggcaaaagacaggctcaacttggggaagaaacaaaatcaatttaacttactacaaaccaaatcaaaacaaggatattagaatgtaaacccaaaccttagaacaccatacccccacccctcccttcttcctgggttCAGCTCCACTCtcggttctctctccctcctcgcCCCAGCAACGCAGGGGGTTGGGGAAAGGGGGTTgggatcagttcatcacaccttgtctctgccgctccttcctcctcagggggaggactcctcactcttcccctgctccagcgaggggtccctcccacaggagacagttcctCCACGAACTGCTCTGATGttgagtccttcccatgggctgcagttctccacaaacttccctggcatgggtcctttctgcaggctgcagtccttcaggtgcagactgctccagcgcgggctttcctATGGAGTCACGGTGGGCATCTGCtctcctccatgggctgggggggacagcctgctgtctcaccatgggctgtaggggcatcccctcctccttcactgaccttggtgtct contains the following coding sequences:
- the CZH9orf40 gene encoding uncharacterized protein C9orf40 homolog, with the protein product MAKRRAEPLVCHVPVKRLLREPAPPPRAAAPERRPRGEATGAGPAAPKRKLEEAEAPPGKRPGLRGSSSRGEQGDAGGRRRRRGGPAAPQDERTAEGRAGGRGKERGAAPEQEEEFCQYNSFLYWRAPLPAIDLSDIQNLDGGTPPEAKTPSRTDAMETEMET